The Synechococcus sp. M16.1 genome includes the window GCCATTGAATCACCCCAAATGGGGGTAGAGAGCAAGTCCCTAAAGGGGCATGAATGGATGGCGATAAGTGATGTCGAGAAGTGATGGCAACTATCACCTTCACCCATGAACCATCCCTCGCTGAACTGCGAGAAACAGAAGCGGTGTACACCCGCGCCATGGAATACCTGGTGGCAGATGGCGTGAAAGAAGGCGAAGCCAGCAAGAGCGTCTGCTGGCGACGCCTGTACCGACTCCATCAAGCTCTACCTGAGCGTTACGGCAACCCCCGCGCGCTCTTTCTTTCACTTCGTGCGCATCAGCGAAGCCAGAAGGCGGCCTAGTTACCTCGGCACTGAATCAGCCCATGGACAGTGAATATCAGCCAATCAGTCGGGTGGAACGGTTAACGGCAGCTCACCCCTGGTTGCTCGAGTCCCAGGCCTGGAAATTGCTCAGCATTAAGTACGTGCTGATTGGACCAGAGCTCACCATCCACAATCCCGATCACCTCGAACTGATCATGCAGGAGTGGGCCGATCATCTG containing:
- a CDS encoding DUF3136 domain-containing protein — its product is MATITFTHEPSLAELRETEAVYTRAMEYLVADGVKEGEASKSVCWRRLYRLHQALPERYGNPRALFLSLRAHQRSQKAA